In one Elusimicrobiota bacterium genomic region, the following are encoded:
- a CDS encoding phosphoribosylamine--glycine ligase, producing the protein MEKDKPLSGNGPRRILCISRVGCIGDLCRQLKAEGNLVKYFIESKHDKDVSDGFVEKVDDWKTAKEWADLLIFDDSDYGKEVEALRKEGKAVVGGTLYTDRLEDDRDFGQQEMKAAGMTILPHWTFSSFEEAILFVKTHPARYVVKPSGSAQNDKVLSYVGQEEDGHDVLAMLERYKKSWARQIKSFQIQKYATGVEVAIGGFFNGKEFILPVCINFEHKKMFNDDIGPSTGEMGTSMFYDGDSILYRETIAKMTSRLAAVGFVGYFDINCIATSRAIYPLECTPRFGYPTLSIQMEGSLSRWGDFFQGIAQGQTPTLRTKKGFQVGVVIAVPPFPFEDTTAFERYSAGAVVFFKKPVTEGFYPGDIKVVDGEWVLAGQTGYALVCTGSGPTMEDASREAYNRVKNIIIPNMFYRTDIGDRWRRDGDLLRTWGYL; encoded by the coding sequence ATGGAAAAAGACAAGCCTCTGAGCGGGAACGGTCCACGCCGTATCCTCTGCATCTCCCGAGTGGGATGTATCGGGGACCTCTGCCGCCAGCTGAAGGCCGAGGGGAACTTGGTCAAATATTTTATTGAAAGCAAACACGACAAAGACGTTTCCGATGGGTTTGTGGAAAAAGTGGACGATTGGAAAACCGCCAAGGAGTGGGCCGACCTGCTCATTTTCGACGATTCCGATTACGGCAAAGAAGTCGAGGCCCTGCGAAAGGAAGGGAAAGCGGTGGTGGGCGGCACCCTTTACACGGACCGGTTGGAAGACGATCGGGATTTCGGTCAGCAAGAAATGAAAGCCGCTGGGATGACGATTTTACCCCACTGGACCTTTTCCAGTTTTGAAGAAGCCATCCTGTTTGTGAAAACCCATCCCGCGCGGTACGTCGTTAAACCGTCTGGATCAGCCCAAAATGACAAAGTGCTTTCCTACGTGGGACAGGAAGAAGATGGTCACGATGTGTTGGCCATGTTGGAACGGTACAAAAAAAGCTGGGCCCGACAGATCAAATCGTTCCAGATTCAAAAATACGCCACTGGGGTTGAAGTGGCCATTGGTGGATTCTTTAATGGAAAAGAATTCATCCTCCCCGTTTGCATCAACTTTGAACACAAAAAAATGTTTAACGACGACATCGGACCTTCCACAGGGGAGATGGGAACCTCCATGTTCTACGATGGGGACAGCATCCTCTACCGGGAAACCATTGCCAAAATGACAAGCCGGCTGGCCGCCGTGGGATTCGTTGGCTATTTCGACATCAACTGCATCGCCACCTCCCGGGCCATCTATCCCTTAGAATGCACGCCTCGGTTCGGCTATCCGACACTCAGCATTCAAATGGAAGGATCCCTGTCCCGATGGGGAGATTTTTTTCAAGGCATCGCCCAGGGCCAGACCCCAACGCTGCGAACCAAAAAAGGGTTTCAGGTGGGCGTGGTCATTGCGGTGCCGCCCTTCCCTTTTGAGGACACCACGGCGTTTGAACGCTATTCCGCGGGCGCGGTCGTATTTTTTAAGAAACCGGTCACGGAAGGATTCTACCCGGGAGACATCAAAGTGGTGGATGGCGAATGGGTTTTGGCTGGCCAGACAGGGTATGCGCTGGTCTGCACAGGGTCCGGCCCCACCATGGAAGACGCCTCCCGCGAAGCCTACAACAGGGTGAAAAACATCATCATCCCCAACATGTTTTATCGGACGGACATCGGAGACCGATGGCGTCGGGACGGGGACCTCTTACGCACCTGGGGATATTTATAG
- a CDS encoding DUF922 domain-containing protein — protein MKQWLMGFGLMVVGLTGLHGEDGLRIPSEGSGTTTKGAKGTTVRYPFGSVHIPSESLGKRKTEVFFLGKRHARTLGSFRFTYVLAREKDWIVARNVRVRVENKEEYLSPVTAKLREHESMHGRINVAEAARIEGEMKKFRVKESDPAKAEKILKTVFQGQMDSVKKLHTEWDGNHTFIQP, from the coding sequence ATGAAACAATGGCTGATGGGGTTTGGGTTGATGGTCGTGGGGCTGACTGGACTTCATGGGGAAGACGGTCTCCGCATTCCTTCCGAAGGGAGTGGGACCACGACGAAGGGGGCGAAGGGAACCACGGTCCGGTATCCTTTCGGGTCTGTCCATATTCCTTCGGAATCCCTGGGGAAGAGGAAGACTGAAGTGTTTTTCCTGGGCAAACGGCACGCGAGGACATTGGGATCTTTTCGGTTCACCTACGTTTTGGCCCGAGAGAAAGATTGGATTGTGGCGCGGAACGTGCGGGTGCGGGTCGAGAATAAGGAAGAATATTTATCCCCCGTTACGGCCAAACTTCGCGAACACGAATCCATGCACGGCCGGATAAACGTGGCCGAGGCCGCGCGGATCGAAGGCGAGATGAAAAAGTTCCGGGTCAAAGAGTCCGACCCCGCGAAAGCGGAAAAGATATTAAAGACTGTTTTTCAGGGGCAGATGGATTCTGTGAAAAAACTTCACACGGAATGGGATGGAAACCACACGTTTATTCAACCTTAA
- a CDS encoding nucleoside-diphosphate kinase, with protein MTEENIEYTLVIVKPDGLKKSLTGNILTKLAEARFMIIGAKVVQVSRELAEKHYIHLKDKPFFKDLIDYIQGKPYGPEFERVMALVYKGPNAIKRVREIAGATNPEEADSVSIRGAFGRITTKGVFENVIHASSDAADAEREIKLWFKPEEIVVSIYPSKKVKVEAKEELIWG; from the coding sequence ATGACTGAAGAAAATATTGAATACACGTTGGTCATTGTTAAGCCGGATGGATTAAAGAAATCCCTGACCGGAAATATTTTAACCAAGTTGGCCGAAGCCCGTTTCATGATTATCGGCGCCAAAGTGGTTCAAGTCTCTCGTGAATTAGCGGAGAAACACTACATTCATCTCAAAGACAAACCCTTTTTCAAGGACCTCATCGATTACATCCAAGGCAAACCGTACGGCCCGGAATTTGAACGGGTGATGGCTTTGGTCTACAAAGGGCCCAACGCCATCAAACGCGTTCGGGAAATTGCCGGGGCGACCAACCCCGAAGAAGCCGATTCCGTCTCCATCCGAGGGGCTTTTGGCCGGATCACCACCAAAGGCGTGTTTGAAAACGTGATTCACGCCTCCTCCGACGCCGCCGATGCCGAAAGGGAAATCAAGCTTTGGTTTAAACCCGAAGAAATTGTGGTTTCCATTTATCCTTCCAAAAAAGTGAAGGTGGAAGCCAAGGAAGAATTGATCTGGGGATAA
- the rsmD gene encoding 16S rRNA (guanine(966)-N(2))-methyltransferase RsmD: MRVQSGSARGRSIKALPSGPEVRPILARIRKSLFDILRPRLAESRFLDLFAGTGTVGIEALSNGAARASFVDDSPTSCRMIEKNLDVLGFRARARVVRGDAVKQLNRLAGETFDIIFMGPPYKDLTRAPLALTVPAIHAIVQEGLLAPGGIVIGQHHKKESVEGLPGGWEVYRQNNYGDSVLTFFKPSVPPALGEPPENS, translated from the coding sequence ATGCGTGTCCAATCGGGGTCTGCTCGCGGCCGATCCATTAAGGCCCTTCCTTCAGGTCCTGAGGTTCGACCCATCCTGGCCCGGATTCGAAAATCTCTTTTTGATATCCTTCGTCCTCGTTTAGCGGAATCTCGCTTCCTCGACCTTTTTGCTGGAACGGGAACTGTTGGGATTGAAGCGCTTTCCAATGGCGCCGCCCGGGCCTCTTTTGTGGATGACAGTCCCACCTCCTGTCGCATGATCGAAAAAAATCTCGATGTCCTTGGGTTTCGGGCCCGAGCCCGCGTGGTCCGCGGAGACGCGGTGAAACAATTAAATCGGCTCGCGGGAGAAACGTTCGATATCATTTTTATGGGCCCGCCCTACAAAGATCTGACCCGGGCCCCACTGGCTTTGACCGTCCCCGCCATCCACGCCATTGTTCAAGAAGGCCTTCTGGCCCCTGGGGGCATCGTGATTGGCCAACACCATAAAAAAGAAAGTGTGGAGGGCCTCCCGGGCGGATGGGAAGTTTATCGCCAAAACAACTACGGCGACAGTGTTTTAACTTTTTTTAAACCAAGCGTTCCCCCAGCCCTGGGGGAACCACCGGAGAACTCCTGA
- the argB gene encoding acetylglutamate kinase: MVKFGGSLLSDRSARRSFLKDAARIARKEPLVLVHGGGPEINAALEKMGIVSKWMNGRRVTDPVAMGVVEGVLSGQVNKNLVGELNELGVRAVGLSGRDGGLLNATPVRTLGRVGEPDKANPHLLTVLLKAGYLPVLSSVAAGKDFGALNVNADEAAAAVAVALKARRLVYLTDVPGVLDSHKKTIPTIRVSEIKKLIQGKVITGGMIPKILSCQNALKKGVKEINIIDGRAGLLKQLGTRLIP, translated from the coding sequence GTGGTGAAATTTGGAGGAAGTCTTCTTTCGGATCGATCCGCTCGACGATCCTTTTTGAAAGACGCGGCGCGAATCGCCCGAAAGGAACCTCTTGTCTTGGTTCACGGAGGGGGTCCAGAGATCAACGCCGCCTTGGAAAAAATGGGGATCGTTTCCAAATGGATGAACGGGCGACGGGTCACCGATCCGGTGGCCATGGGGGTCGTGGAAGGCGTCCTTTCCGGGCAAGTGAATAAAAATTTGGTGGGCGAACTGAACGAGTTGGGGGTCCGGGCCGTGGGCCTCTCCGGCCGAGACGGGGGACTTCTCAACGCCACGCCCGTGCGAACGTTGGGGCGTGTGGGGGAACCGGACAAAGCCAATCCCCACCTTCTCACCGTGTTACTCAAAGCGGGGTATCTCCCCGTCCTTTCTTCCGTGGCCGCCGGTAAAGATTTCGGGGCTCTCAATGTGAATGCCGACGAAGCCGCGGCCGCGGTGGCCGTTGCCCTGAAAGCCCGACGGTTGGTCTATCTGACCGATGTCCCAGGCGTCTTGGACTCTCACAAAAAAACCATCCCCACCATTCGGGTTTCGGAGATTAAAAAACTCATTCAAGGGAAAGTCATCACGGGAGGAATGATTCCTAAAATCCTTTCCTGCCAAAATGCCCTCAAAAAAGGCGTGAAAGAAATCAACATTATCGATGGACGGGCGGGACTTCTTAAACAACTCGGCACAAGGCTGATCCCATGA
- a CDS encoding aspartate aminotransferase family protein, producing MSDPTVFTESPYLFNTYARQPVTFVRGKGPWVWDTEGKRYLDFFSGLAVCNLGHANRPVARAVSHQIRTLVHTSNIYSTAPQRELAKVLSTRTFGGKIFLTNSGAEANEGALKLARRFGSVHPGPDGPRHEIIVFDSAFHGRTFGALSATPQKKYHEGFGPLLPGFPVARYGDVESVRSFLSARTCAVLVEPIQGEGGVRTVPPSFFKNLYDLCRERNVLLMFDEVQTGIGRTGTLFAYQNPEVVSAGVIPDVMSIAKGLANGLPMGAILARGEIADLIRPGDHATTFGGGPVPSQAALAVLNQITPSLLSDVQRLGSLIRKEISGWMKEFPFIKEVRGKGLMIGIELDQPGAEIVQTARKAGLLINCTAGNVIRLLPPFVLTRAQTLRGLKLLKSAFKTLGEKS from the coding sequence ATGAGTGACCCAACAGTTTTTACGGAATCCCCGTACCTTTTCAATACGTACGCGCGTCAACCCGTGACCTTTGTTCGAGGAAAAGGGCCATGGGTCTGGGACACAGAAGGGAAACGTTATTTGGATTTTTTTTCCGGTCTGGCCGTCTGTAACCTCGGGCACGCCAACCGGCCCGTGGCCCGAGCTGTCTCCCATCAAATACGAACGCTTGTTCATACCTCCAATATTTACAGCACCGCGCCCCAACGGGAATTAGCCAAGGTCCTTTCCACCCGAACGTTCGGAGGGAAGATCTTCCTGACGAATTCTGGGGCCGAAGCCAATGAGGGCGCCCTTAAACTGGCGCGCCGGTTCGGATCAGTCCACCCTGGACCGGATGGACCAAGACATGAAATTATTGTTTTTGACTCGGCTTTTCACGGTCGAACGTTCGGGGCCCTTTCCGCCACCCCGCAAAAGAAATACCACGAAGGATTCGGGCCGCTTTTACCCGGTTTTCCTGTGGCGCGTTATGGAGACGTGGAATCCGTCAGATCATTTCTATCGGCCAGAACCTGCGCGGTTTTGGTGGAACCGATTCAGGGAGAAGGAGGTGTTCGCACGGTTCCCCCATCCTTCTTTAAGAACCTTTACGATCTGTGTCGGGAAAGAAATGTGTTGCTGATGTTTGATGAAGTCCAAACGGGGATCGGGCGAACGGGAACTCTTTTTGCCTATCAAAACCCTGAGGTGGTTTCGGCCGGGGTCATCCCCGACGTCATGTCCATTGCGAAGGGGCTCGCCAACGGTCTCCCCATGGGCGCGATCCTGGCTCGGGGAGAAATCGCTGATCTGATTCGTCCGGGCGATCACGCCACAACCTTTGGGGGCGGTCCGGTGCCCAGTCAAGCCGCGTTGGCCGTCTTGAATCAAATCACACCCAGCCTTCTTTCCGATGTCCAACGTCTAGGCTCTCTGATCCGAAAAGAAATTTCCGGATGGATGAAGGAATTCCCTTTTATAAAAGAAGTCCGGGGGAAGGGTTTGATGATCGGGATCGAACTGGATCAGCCGGGAGCCGAAATCGTCCAAACGGCTCGCAAGGCAGGGCTTTTAATCAATTGCACAGCGGGGAATGTCATCCGCCTTCTGCCGCCCTTTGTTCTGACACGAGCACAAACCCTCCGGGGACTTAAATTATTGAAATCTGCTTTTAAAACGTTGGGAGAAAAATCATGA
- the cysK gene encoding cysteine synthase A, whose protein sequence is MKIAKDVTELIGHTPLVRLHRLGKEMPGEIVLKLEFMNPAHSVKDRIGLAMVEAAEREGMITPDTIIVEPTSGNTGIALAMVCASRGYKLVLTMPETMSKERRILLRAFGAELILTPGSEGMAGAIKRAESLVQSDPKYFMPQQFKNIANPEVHRRTTAQEIWQDTDGKVDVVISGVGTGGTITGVGEVLKKNKPSVRMIAVEPDASAVLSGGTKGPHPLQGIGAGFIPDILNTKIYDEVLRVKNDDAMTTARQLAKEEGVLGGISSGAAVWAALEVARRPEMKNKMIVVIIPSFGERYLSTALFASLAEEPQQGI, encoded by the coding sequence ATGAAAATTGCGAAAGATGTCACAGAACTCATTGGCCATACACCTTTGGTCCGCCTCCATCGGCTCGGAAAAGAAATGCCAGGAGAAATTGTGCTTAAACTGGAATTTATGAATCCGGCTCACAGTGTCAAAGATCGCATTGGGCTTGCCATGGTCGAGGCGGCGGAACGCGAAGGGATGATCACCCCCGACACCATTATCGTGGAACCCACCAGCGGGAACACGGGCATCGCGTTGGCCATGGTGTGCGCTTCCCGAGGGTACAAACTGGTCTTAACCATGCCGGAAACCATGAGCAAAGAGCGGAGGATCCTCCTGCGCGCCTTCGGAGCGGAACTGATTTTGACCCCCGGCAGTGAAGGCATGGCCGGCGCCATCAAACGGGCGGAAAGTTTGGTTCAAAGCGACCCCAAATATTTCATGCCCCAACAGTTCAAAAACATCGCCAACCCGGAGGTCCATCGTCGAACCACGGCCCAGGAAATCTGGCAAGACACGGACGGCAAGGTGGACGTTGTCATTTCTGGCGTCGGCACCGGCGGCACCATCACAGGCGTAGGGGAAGTGTTAAAGAAAAACAAACCCTCCGTTCGCATGATCGCCGTGGAACCGGACGCTTCCGCCGTTTTGTCCGGAGGGACCAAAGGCCCCCATCCCCTTCAGGGCATCGGGGCCGGTTTCATCCCCGACATTTTGAACACGAAGATTTACGACGAGGTCCTTCGGGTTAAAAACGACGACGCCATGACCACCGCCCGCCAACTGGCGAAAGAAGAGGGCGTACTCGGTGGCATCTCTTCCGGCGCCGCCGTCTGGGCGGCCCTCGAAGTAGCCCGACGTCCAGAAATGAAAAATAAGATGATCGTGGTCATCATCCCTTCCTTTGGTGAACGTTACTTAAGCACTGCCCTCTTCGCCTCCCTGGCGGAGGAACCCCAACAAGGCATTTAG
- a CDS encoding type II toxin-antitoxin system Phd/YefM family antitoxin produces MKTMPVTEFKAHALQVVSEVAETYETVVITKRGKPFVEVVSFRSPGRKAIPGKLAHTLVSESDIVSPLGAAPWDAAR; encoded by the coding sequence ATGAAAACAATGCCCGTAACAGAGTTCAAAGCCCACGCCCTTCAGGTGGTGAGCGAGGTCGCCGAAACCTATGAAACCGTTGTCATCACGAAACGGGGGAAACCATTTGTCGAGGTGGTTTCCTTTCGGTCTCCGGGACGCAAGGCGATCCCCGGGAAATTGGCCCACACCCTGGTCTCTGAAAGCGATATTGTTTCTCCACTGGGCGCCGCTCCGTGGGACGCGGCCCGTTGA
- a CDS encoding type II toxin-antitoxin system VapC family toxin, producing MKFLLDTHVWVWWNLSPKNLSPKVRRLIEDSHQYDEMLLSAISPWEFCKLIEKGRLNVASDPLAWVEEALDMPKLRLVPLTPRIAHQSTVLPDLPHEDPADQIILATAREENVILITKDRRLRDYAHVKTLW from the coding sequence TTGAAATTTCTCCTGGATACCCATGTGTGGGTGTGGTGGAACCTTTCCCCCAAAAACCTGTCCCCAAAGGTTCGACGTCTGATCGAAGACAGCCATCAATACGACGAAATGCTGCTGTCGGCCATTTCCCCCTGGGAATTCTGCAAATTGATCGAAAAAGGTCGGCTGAACGTGGCCAGCGATCCTTTGGCGTGGGTGGAAGAAGCGCTGGACATGCCCAAACTTCGATTGGTTCCGCTGACTCCACGCATTGCTCACCAATCCACCGTCTTGCCAGACCTACCCCACGAAGACCCCGCGGACCAAATTATTCTTGCCACAGCCCGGGAAGAAAATGTGATCCTCATCACAAAAGATCGGCGGCTGCGGGATTACGCCCATGTGAAAACGTTGTGGTGA
- the cysE gene encoding serine O-acetyltransferase yields MLNTLWQDVKAALDRDPAARNALEVILFYPGVHALWAHRVAHGLWGMGLKLLARGVSSTARFMTGVEIHPGATIDQGLFIDHGMGVVIGETTEIKKNVTLYQGVTLGGTALIKGKRHPTLAEGVVVGAGAKVLGAVTIGQRSRIGANAVVVKNVPPDAVVVGVPGEIIKRGPHAPSLASDFEHGKLPDVLGETLASLVTRVETLEKYHGKPLPPLPTPDHGVWHGQDFSI; encoded by the coding sequence ATGTTAAACACCCTCTGGCAGGATGTAAAAGCCGCACTTGACCGAGATCCCGCCGCGCGGAACGCCCTGGAAGTGATTCTATTCTATCCTGGGGTCCACGCCCTTTGGGCCCACCGGGTGGCCCATGGACTGTGGGGGATGGGACTTAAATTATTGGCCCGCGGGGTTTCTTCCACAGCCCGTTTTATGACCGGAGTAGAAATCCATCCCGGCGCGACCATTGACCAGGGGCTGTTCATCGACCACGGCATGGGCGTTGTCATCGGGGAAACCACGGAGATCAAAAAAAACGTCACGCTGTATCAGGGTGTCACCTTGGGTGGCACAGCGCTCATTAAGGGCAAACGCCACCCAACTCTGGCCGAAGGGGTCGTGGTCGGGGCAGGTGCAAAAGTTTTGGGGGCCGTTACCATCGGCCAACGGAGCCGCATCGGCGCCAACGCCGTGGTGGTTAAAAATGTCCCCCCCGACGCCGTCGTCGTGGGCGTCCCCGGCGAAATCATCAAACGGGGCCCCCACGCCCCCAGCCTCGCCTCCGATTTTGAACACGGAAAACTTCCCGACGTTTTAGGTGAAACCCTCGCCTCGCTGGTCACCCGTGTCGAGACTCTCGAAAAATACCACGGCAAACCGCTTCCTCCCCTCCCCACCCCCGATCACGGTGTTTGGCATGGACAAGATTTTTCGATTTAA
- a CDS encoding nucleotidyltransferase produces the protein MFEELLKRIAAALDAAGIPYMIIGGQAVLLYGEPRLTRDIDLTLGIGPDEVERMIAILPTLTLSSLTPNPKEFVQETMVLPCQDQKTGIRVDFIFSLTSYEAEALKRSKLVKMGTIEIRFASLEDLIIHKVIAGRPRDWEDVERVLAKNPQADIPFIEKQLSLFEKSVDRPLLEPLRQFLKKKE, from the coding sequence ATGTTCGAAGAACTTCTTAAACGGATCGCGGCGGCCCTCGACGCCGCGGGCATCCCGTATATGATCATCGGCGGACAAGCCGTTCTCCTTTACGGCGAACCACGCTTAACCCGGGATATTGATCTCACCCTTGGGATTGGTCCTGATGAAGTCGAGCGGATGATCGCGATTCTTCCCACTCTCACACTTTCCAGCCTAACGCCGAACCCGAAAGAGTTTGTCCAAGAAACCATGGTGCTCCCCTGTCAGGACCAAAAAACAGGGATCCGTGTGGATTTCATTTTTTCGCTCACTTCCTATGAAGCGGAGGCCTTGAAACGGTCGAAACTCGTAAAAATGGGAACCATCGAAATCCGATTCGCATCGCTTGAGGATTTAATCATTCACAAAGTCATTGCCGGACGTCCACGAGACTGGGAAGACGTGGAACGCGTTTTAGCTAAAAACCCCCAGGCGGACATCCCTTTTATCGAAAAACAACTCAGTCTCTTCGAAAAGAGTGTTGATCGACC